One window of the Janthinobacterium sp. PAMC25594 genome contains the following:
- a CDS encoding putative toxin-antitoxin system toxin component, PIN family, producing the protein MIPAPQKLVLDTNVCLDLFVFNDPRWAGLLAAMESGAVHAITREDCRAEYLVVLHYKHLPLDEASRAIAAARFDAHITVVTPPVSGVRLPVCTDRDDQKFLELARDANADILITKDKALLKLARKTAKAGMFKIMLPEGWALPG; encoded by the coding sequence ATGATACCTGCTCCACAAAAACTCGTCCTCGACACCAACGTCTGCCTCGACCTGTTCGTCTTCAACGACCCGCGCTGGGCGGGCTTGCTGGCGGCCATGGAAAGCGGCGCCGTGCACGCCATCACGCGCGAAGATTGCCGCGCGGAATATCTGGTCGTGTTGCATTACAAACATCTGCCGCTCGATGAAGCCAGCCGCGCCATTGCCGCCGCCCGCTTCGACGCCCACATCACGGTGGTGACGCCACCCGTCTCCGGCGTGCGCCTGCCCGTCTGCACGGACAGGGATGACCAGAAATTCCTCGAACTGGCGCGCGACGCCAACGCCGACATCCTCATCACCAAGGACAAGGCGCTGCTGAAACTGGCCCGCAAGACGGCCAAGGCCGGCATGTTCAAGATCATGCTGCCGGAAGGCTGGGCCTTGCCAGGCTGA
- the yaaA gene encoding peroxide stress protein YaaA, whose amino-acid sequence MLIVLSPAKSLDLETPPTTTLHSTPDFLDHSAQLIERMRQFSPAEVGSLMGISDALSALNVARYASWTPQLEEAHQAIMAFNGDVYTGFGARSLQPEQLDYAQSRVRILSGLYGLLRPLDLIHPHRLEMGTRLSTTRGKDLYAFWGDTITNGLNRTAKEQGAQVLVNLASEEYFKSVRPRQLDVPVIAPVFEDWKNGKYKIISFYAKRARGMLARYAAVHQIRDPEQLKQFDVDGYAYVPEASNDKSWVFRRKVGE is encoded by the coding sequence ATGTTGATCGTGCTTTCGCCCGCCAAGAGTCTCGACCTGGAGACGCCGCCAACGACCACGTTGCACAGCACCCCCGATTTTCTCGACCATTCCGCCCAGCTGATAGAGCGCATGCGCCAGTTCTCGCCCGCCGAAGTGGGCAGCCTGATGGGCATTTCCGACGCCTTGTCGGCCCTCAACGTGGCCCGCTACGCGTCGTGGACCCCGCAGCTGGAAGAGGCGCACCAGGCCATCATGGCCTTCAATGGCGACGTGTACACGGGCTTCGGCGCGCGTAGCCTGCAGCCCGAGCAGCTCGACTACGCGCAGTCGCGCGTGCGCATTTTATCCGGGCTGTACGGCTTGCTGCGCCCGCTGGACCTGATCCACCCGCACCGCCTGGAAATGGGCACGCGTTTGTCGACCACGCGCGGCAAGGATTTGTATGCATTCTGGGGCGACACCATCACCAACGGCCTGAACCGCACTGCGAAGGAGCAGGGCGCGCAAGTGCTGGTCAATCTTGCTTCCGAAGAATATTTCAAATCCGTCAGGCCGCGCCAGCTGGACGTGCCCGTCATCGCGCCCGTGTTCGAGGACTGGAAGAACGGCAAATATAAAATCATCTCGTTCTACGCCAAGCGCGCGCGCGGCATGCTGGCGCGATATGCGGCCGTCCATCAGATCCGCGATCCCGAGCAGCTGAAACAGTTCGATGTCGACGGTTACGCGTATGTGCCCGAAGCGTCGAACGATAAAAGCTGGGTATTCCGGCGCAAGGTCGGCGAGTAG
- a CDS encoding outer membrane protein assembly factor BamD: protein MQKKLSLVVASVVLLGMSACSLLPEKVDETKNWSVTKLYSEAREEMAGQHYEAAIGLFQKLEANYPFGNYALQAQMEIAYAYYKAGDQAQALAAVERFIKLHPNHANVDYMYYLRGLISFNDQISFLNFLYEQDPTERDPKATREAFAAFKQLVDKFPNSKYAPDSLARMNYLIDAMAKYEVHVARYYYRRGAYLAAANRAQTTVSDFAASPAIEEALFIMYRSYDKLGLTDLRDDTLRVLTKNYPNTAFLSPEGVNKERKWWKFWQ, encoded by the coding sequence ATGCAAAAAAAATTATCGTTGGTAGTCGCTTCAGTCGTTCTGCTCGGCATGTCCGCTTGCAGCTTGTTGCCTGAAAAAGTGGATGAGACCAAAAACTGGTCCGTTACGAAATTATACTCGGAGGCGCGTGAAGAAATGGCCGGGCAGCACTATGAAGCTGCAATCGGCCTGTTCCAGAAGCTGGAGGCTAACTATCCTTTCGGCAACTATGCTCTGCAAGCGCAGATGGAGATCGCTTACGCGTATTATAAGGCGGGAGACCAGGCGCAGGCACTGGCTGCAGTCGAACGCTTCATCAAGTTGCATCCGAACCACGCCAATGTAGACTATATGTACTACTTGCGCGGCCTGATCAGCTTTAACGACCAGATCAGCTTCCTGAACTTCCTGTACGAGCAAGACCCGACCGAACGCGACCCGAAAGCCACGCGCGAAGCGTTTGCGGCCTTCAAGCAACTGGTCGACAAGTTTCCAAATAGCAAATATGCGCCCGATTCGCTGGCCCGCATGAACTATTTGATCGATGCCATGGCGAAATATGAAGTGCACGTGGCGCGTTATTACTATCGCCGCGGCGCCTACCTGGCCGCCGCCAACCGCGCACAAACGACGGTCAGCGACTTTGCCGCTTCGCCGGCCATCGAAGAAGCGCTGTTCATCATGTATCGCTCGTATGACAAGCTGGGCTTGACCGACCTGCGCGACGACACCTTGCGCGTGTTGACCAAGAACTACCCGAACACGGCATTCCTCAGCCCGGAAGGGGTGAACAAGGAACGCAAGTGGTGGAAATTCTGGCAGTAA